One Chaetodon trifascialis isolate fChaTrf1 chromosome 21, fChaTrf1.hap1, whole genome shotgun sequence genomic window carries:
- the LOC139350238 gene encoding somatostatin receptor type 2-like — translation MALDQWPFPPNISIPEPLLYDSYIQGNESDLNISETREPHQDKTSSVVITFIYFMVCAVGLCGNTLVIYVILRYAKMKTVTNIYILNLAVADVLCMMSLPFIALQLALVHWPFGEVLCRVIMTVDSLNQFTSIFCLMVMSIDRYLAVVHPIKSTKWRKPRVAKLINLTVWGVSLLVILPTMIFSGLDKVPVCGIVWPEPQDVYYKAFIFYTFFIGFFLPLAVICLCYLLIIVKVKSSGIRVGSTKRKRSERKVTRMVSIVVAVFVLCWLPFYIFNVTSVTGSINPTSAVKSTFDFVVVLGYANSCANPILYAFLSDNFKKSFQNVLCLKKVAGLDEIERSDSRADRSRMANDAAIINANLETHNAALLNGELQTSI, via the exons ATGGCCTTGGATCAGTGGCCCTTTCCCCCAAACATCTCCATCCCGGAGCCCCTGCTGTATGACAGCTACATCCAGGGGAACGAGTCCGACCTGAACATCTCCGAGACCAGGGAGCCTCACCAGGACAAGACCAGCTCGGTGGTCATTACCTTCATCTACTTCATGGTATGCGCCGTGGGGCTGTGCGGCAACACCTTGGTTATATATGTAATCCTGCGCTACGCCAAAATGAAGACGGTGACCAACATCTACATCCTGAACCTGGCGGTGGCTGATGTTCTGTGCATGATGAGCCTGCCGTTCATCGCCCTGCAGCTGGCACTGGTACACTGGCCCTTTGGAGAGGTGCTTTGCAGGGTGATCATGACTGTAG ACTCTCTCAATCAGTTCACCAGCATCTTCTGTCTGATGGTGATGAGCATCGATCGATATTTGGCTGTGGTCCATCCTATTAAGTCCACAAAATGGCGGAAGCCCCGTGTAGCCAAGCTAATTAACCTGACAGTGTGGGGTGTGTCACTGTTAGTCATCCTGCCTACTATGATCTTCAGTGGCCTTGACAAGGTGCCAGTATGTGGGATCGTGTGGCCGGAGCCCCAGGATGTCTATTACAAAGCCTTCATATTCTACACCTTCTTCATTGGATTCTTCCTGCCACTTGCAGTCATATGCCTCTGCTATCTGCTCATTATAGTGAAG GTTAAGTCATCTGGCATAAGAGTGGGTTCCACCAAGCGCAAGCGCTCTGAGCGTAAGGTGACACGGATGGTGTCCATCGTGGTGGCTGTGTTCGTCCTCTGTTGGCTGCCTTTCTACATTTTCAATGTCACCTCCGTCACCGGCTCCATCAACCCCACCTCTGCTGTGAAGAGCACCTTTGACTTCGTTGTGGTGCTCGGCTACGCCAACAGCTGCGCCAACCCCATCTTGTACGCCTTCCTGTCGGACAACTTCAAGAAGAGCTTTCAGAATGTTCTGTGCCTGAAAAAGGTGGCAGGCCTGGACGAGATCGAGCGCAGTGACAGCAGGGCAGACAGGAGCAGGATGGCTAACGATGCTGCAATCATCAATGCCAACTTGGAGACTCACAATGCTGCCCTGTTGAATGGTGAGCTGCAGACCAGCATCTGA